The following coding sequences lie in one Rutidosis leptorrhynchoides isolate AG116_Rl617_1_P2 chromosome 4, CSIRO_AGI_Rlap_v1, whole genome shotgun sequence genomic window:
- the LOC139842393 gene encoding uncharacterized protein, translated as MPLGFLNQLEKFKSFYDDDTQNEEEKGDTSNPEAEGIIKFNPPDYMYLIGLGDGSDDLYPSWAECDKILIPVHFSDPEHFILLTLNLDEQRVLVYDSLKGCLKKGQLEAVFKNLSDNLPLYLKAIDYFNKKQDSQIVDYYENREDVELMIEDAPYVPMQSGGHGDCGVWVCLHMERIFFCWDKIDNIGDPKKAAKDYRIRMARTFFRARFDTQEPPPPEDQRTQRLLIS; from the exons aactggagaaattcaagtccttttatgatgatgacactcaaaatgaggaggagaagggggatacatctaatcctgaagcagaggggatcattaaattcaatcccccagattatatgtatttgattggtcttggggatggtagtgatgacctttatccatcctgggctgaatgtgataag attttgattccaGTACATTTTTCAGATCCTGAACATTTTATACTACTCACTTTGAACTTAGATGAACAGAGAGTATTAGTCTATGATAGTTTAAAGGGTTGTTTGAAAAAAGGTCAACTCGAGGCTGTCTTCAAAAACTTATCAGACAACTTGCCGTTATATTTGAAGGCTATTGATTACTTTAACAAGAAGCAGGACTCACAAATTGTTGACTATTATGAGAACAGAGAAGATGTAGAGTTGATGATCGAGGATGCACCGTATGTGCCAATgcagagtggtggccatggtgattGTGGTGTTTGGGTCTGCCTTCATATGGAGAGGATATTTTTTTGTTGGGATAAGATTGACAACATTGGAGACCCTAAAAAGGCTGCTAAGGACTATAGAATTCGAATGGCAAGAACATTCTTCCGTGCACGCTTTGATACACAGGAACCACCACCACCAGAGGACCAGAGGAcccaaaggttgttaattagttaa